Proteins from a single region of Streptomyces sp. Tu 3180:
- a CDS encoding DUF3710 domain-containing protein has product MFGRRKKRDAAEGAAGEAEQVVDGVDAEADGEGERLRLEPAPRPDGPWDSSEVREPGEGRVDLGGLFVPGVDGMELRVEVAGDAIVAATVVLRDSAIQLQAFAAPKREGIWGEVREEIAAGITQQGGIIDEVEGPLGWELRAQVPVQLPDGTGGFQVVRFVGVDGPRWFLRGVISGQGAVQPQAAGLLEQIFRDTVVVRGEGPMAPRDPIVLKLPNDAQMVPENVQQEEGSRFAGGMGQLQRGPEITEVR; this is encoded by the coding sequence GTGTTCGGACGTCGCAAGAAGAGGGATGCCGCCGAGGGTGCGGCCGGCGAGGCCGAGCAGGTCGTCGACGGTGTCGACGCTGAGGCGGACGGCGAGGGCGAGCGGCTGAGGCTCGAGCCGGCCCCGCGGCCCGACGGGCCCTGGGACAGCTCCGAGGTCCGTGAACCCGGCGAGGGCCGGGTCGACCTGGGCGGTCTGTTCGTGCCCGGTGTCGACGGCATGGAGCTGCGGGTCGAGGTCGCGGGTGACGCGATCGTCGCGGCCACCGTCGTGCTGCGCGACAGCGCCATCCAGTTGCAGGCCTTCGCCGCCCCCAAGCGCGAGGGCATCTGGGGCGAGGTGCGCGAGGAGATCGCGGCCGGCATCACCCAGCAGGGCGGCATCATCGACGAGGTCGAGGGCCCGCTGGGCTGGGAGCTGCGGGCCCAGGTCCCGGTGCAGCTGCCGGACGGCACCGGCGGCTTCCAGGTCGTGCGGTTCGTCGGCGTGGACGGCCCCCGCTGGTTCCTGCGCGGGGTGATCTCCGGCCAGGGCGCGGTGCAGCCGCAGGCCGCCGGACTGCTGGAGCAGATCTTCCGGGACACGGTCGTGGTGCGCGGCGAGGGCCCGATGGCGCCGCGCGACCCGATCGTCCTGAAGCTGCCCAACGACGCCCAGATGGTCCCGGAGAACGTGCAGCAGGAGGAGGGCTCCCGGTTCGCGGGCGGCATGGGCCAGCTGCAGCGCGGCCCGGAGATCACCGAGGTCCGCTGA
- a CDS encoding alginate lyase family protein, with amino-acid sequence MSPAPPHHRRRARTVLFALLTTALVGTLVLRPDAERADAAPAAFVHPGVTVSRGQLDFARSKVEAGAQPWKSAFDRMTASRYADLNRVPKPRAVVECGSYSNPDHGCTDEREDAIAAYTHALAWYVTRDERHARKSIELMDAWSAVIRDHTNSNAPLQTGWAASSWAKAAEIVKHTYGGGWAGSGRFATVLRDVYLPEIINGSNSNGNWELTMMEAAVGISVFLEDRASYDRAMARFRTRTAAYVYLASDGDLPKTVPSQNLDTREKIVKYWQNQSTFVTGLTQETCRDFTHTGYGISSISHVAETSRIQGQDLYGTDVGERLRHALGFQAKYEQGAAVPDWLCGGSLHLGLGPVTEVGHNALHNRLGFAMTHTQALTERTRPSGTDNLFVAWETLTHGDNPA; translated from the coding sequence ATGTCCCCGGCACCCCCACATCACCGCCGCAGAGCCCGCACCGTCCTGTTCGCCCTCCTGACTACGGCCCTCGTCGGCACCCTGGTGCTCCGGCCGGACGCCGAGCGGGCCGACGCCGCCCCCGCCGCCTTCGTCCACCCCGGAGTCACCGTCTCGCGCGGCCAGCTGGACTTCGCCCGGAGCAAGGTCGAGGCCGGCGCCCAGCCCTGGAAGAGCGCCTTCGACCGGATGACGGCGAGCAGGTACGCCGACCTGAACCGCGTCCCGAAGCCCCGCGCGGTGGTCGAGTGCGGCTCGTACTCCAACCCCGACCACGGCTGCACCGACGAGCGCGAGGACGCGATCGCCGCCTACACCCACGCGCTCGCCTGGTACGTCACCCGCGACGAGCGCCACGCGCGCAAGTCCATCGAGCTGATGGACGCCTGGTCCGCCGTGATCCGGGACCACACCAACAGCAACGCGCCCCTGCAGACCGGCTGGGCCGCCTCCTCGTGGGCCAAAGCCGCCGAGATCGTCAAGCACACCTACGGCGGGGGCTGGGCCGGCTCCGGCCGCTTCGCCACCGTGCTCCGCGACGTGTACCTGCCCGAGATCATCAACGGCTCGAACTCCAACGGCAACTGGGAGCTGACGATGATGGAGGCCGCCGTCGGCATCTCCGTCTTCCTGGAGGACCGCGCCTCCTACGACAGGGCCATGGCGAGGTTCCGCACCCGCACCGCCGCGTACGTCTACCTGGCCTCCGACGGCGACCTGCCGAAGACCGTGCCGAGCCAGAACCTCGACACCCGCGAGAAGATCGTCAAGTACTGGCAGAACCAGTCCACCTTCGTCACCGGCCTCACCCAGGAGACCTGCCGCGACTTCACCCACACCGGGTACGGCATCTCCTCGATCTCGCACGTCGCCGAGACCAGCCGCATCCAGGGCCAGGACCTGTACGGCACCGACGTCGGCGAACGGCTGCGGCACGCCCTCGGGTTCCAGGCGAAGTACGAGCAGGGCGCGGCCGTCCCGGACTGGCTGTGCGGCGGCTCCCTGCACCTCGGCCTCGGCCCCGTCACCGAGGTCGGTCACAACGCCCTGCACAACCGGCTCGGCTTCGCCATGACCCACACCCAGGCGCTGACCGAACGCACCCGCCCCTCCGGCACCGACAACCTCTTCGTCGCCTGGGAGACCCTCACCCACGGAGACAACCCGGCCTGA
- a CDS encoding ABC transporter ATP-binding protein — MSQVAAETMVRVEGVHKSYGTGAAAVHALRGVSFDVPRGELVALKGRSGSGKTTLLNIVGGLDAPDRGRVEIDGLDLAGLGEDGLLALRRDRVGFVFQSFGLIPILTAAENVGVPLRLRRADPREREERVELLLSLVGLADHAAQRPGELSGGQQQRVAIARALANSPSLLVADEPTGQLDAETGHAVMELLRAVVRSERVTALVATHDTTLLGLADRVLELGDGRIVEP, encoded by the coding sequence ATGAGCCAGGTGGCCGCCGAGACCATGGTGCGCGTCGAGGGCGTGCACAAGTCGTACGGCACCGGTGCCGCCGCGGTGCACGCGCTGCGCGGCGTCTCCTTCGACGTCCCGCGCGGCGAGCTGGTCGCCCTCAAGGGACGCTCGGGTTCCGGCAAGACCACGCTCCTGAACATCGTCGGCGGCCTGGACGCGCCCGACCGGGGGCGGGTCGAGATCGACGGACTCGACCTCGCCGGCCTCGGCGAGGACGGGCTGCTCGCCCTGCGCCGGGACCGCGTCGGCTTCGTCTTCCAGTCCTTCGGCCTCATCCCGATCCTCACCGCCGCCGAGAACGTCGGCGTACCGCTGCGGCTGCGCCGGGCCGACCCGCGCGAGCGCGAGGAGCGCGTCGAGCTGCTGCTGTCCCTGGTCGGCCTCGCCGACCACGCGGCACAGCGGCCCGGCGAACTGTCCGGCGGCCAGCAGCAGCGGGTCGCCATCGCCCGCGCCCTCGCCAACAGCCCCTCCCTCCTCGTCGCCGACGAGCCGACCGGCCAGCTGGACGCGGAGACCGGGCACGCCGTGATGGAGCTGCTGCGCGCGGTCGTCCGCAGCGAGCGGGTCACCGCGCTCGTCGCCACCCACGACACGACCCTGCTCGGCCTCGCCGACCGGGTCCTGGAGCTGGGCGACGGCCGGATCGTCGAGCCCTGA
- a CDS encoding sensor histidine kinase KdpD: protein MGRGMLRIHLGAAPGVGKTYAMLSEAHRRVERGTDCVVAFVEHHGRPRTEALLHGLEQIPRRELEHRGAVLSEMDLDAVLARRPRVALVDDLAHTNVPGSRNAKRWQDVEELLAAGVDVLSTVNIQHLESLGDVVESITGVRQRETVPDEVVRRADQIELVDMAPEALRRRIAHGNVYQPDKVDAALSNYFRLGNLTALRELALLWVADRVDAHLQRYRSEHQVSAIWGSRERIVVGLTGGPEGRTLIRRAARLAEKGAGGEVLAAHVARGDGLTAASPEELAEQRILVEDLGGTFHHVVGDDVPAALLAFARGANATQIVLGSSRRKAWQYVFGPGVGATVARDSGPDLDVHIVTHEEIAKGRGLPVARGARLGRSRTAAGWAVGLAGPALLAVLLSAVDPGFANNMLLFLALTVAAALAGGLWPALASAVAGSLLLNYFHTPPLHTWTVSDPRNIVAIVVFVAVGAAVASVVDLAARRTQQAARLRAESEILSHLAGNVLRGETGLEDLLERVRETFGTESAALLERADDVQPWTCAGRAGRGRTVERPEDADVDVPVGDHMALALTGRVLPAEDRRVLAAFAAQAAVVLDRRRLREEADRARALAEGNRIRTALLAAVSHDLRTPLAGIKAAVSSLRSEDVDWSPQDTAELLASIEEGADRLDHLVGNLLDMSRLQTGTVTPLIRETDVDEVVPMALGGVPEGSVALDVPEALPMVAADPGLLERAMANVVENAVKYSPPGVPVLVAASALADRVEVRVVDRGPGVPDEAKDRIFEPFQRHGDAPRGAGVGLGLAVARGFAEAMGGTLAAEDTPGGGLTMTLTLRAAAAECPEPVPAAEPERQPS, encoded by the coding sequence ATGGGACGCGGCATGCTTCGGATCCACCTCGGTGCGGCACCGGGCGTCGGCAAGACGTACGCGATGCTGTCCGAGGCGCACCGGCGCGTCGAACGCGGCACCGACTGCGTGGTGGCCTTCGTCGAGCACCACGGCCGGCCGCGCACCGAGGCGCTGCTGCACGGCCTGGAGCAGATCCCGCGCAGGGAACTGGAACACCGCGGGGCCGTCCTGTCCGAGATGGACCTCGACGCCGTCCTCGCCCGCCGCCCCCGGGTGGCCCTGGTCGACGACCTCGCCCACACCAACGTCCCCGGCTCGCGCAACGCCAAGCGCTGGCAGGACGTGGAGGAACTGCTGGCGGCCGGCGTCGACGTGCTCTCGACGGTCAACATCCAGCACCTGGAGTCGCTGGGCGACGTCGTGGAGTCGATCACCGGCGTGCGGCAGCGGGAGACCGTGCCGGACGAGGTGGTGCGGCGGGCGGACCAGATCGAGCTGGTCGACATGGCGCCCGAGGCGCTGCGCCGCCGCATCGCGCACGGCAACGTCTACCAGCCGGACAAGGTCGACGCGGCCCTGTCGAACTACTTCCGCCTCGGCAACCTCACCGCGCTCAGGGAACTGGCGCTGCTGTGGGTGGCCGACCGGGTCGACGCCCACCTCCAGCGCTACCGCAGCGAGCACCAGGTCTCCGCGATATGGGGCTCGCGCGAGCGGATCGTCGTCGGCCTGACCGGCGGGCCCGAGGGGCGGACCCTGATCCGGCGGGCCGCGCGGCTGGCGGAGAAGGGCGCCGGCGGCGAGGTCCTGGCCGCCCACGTCGCCCGCGGCGACGGACTCACCGCCGCCTCGCCGGAGGAGCTCGCCGAGCAGCGCATCCTGGTGGAGGACCTGGGCGGCACCTTCCACCACGTCGTCGGCGACGACGTCCCGGCCGCCCTGCTCGCCTTCGCGCGCGGGGCGAACGCCACGCAGATCGTGCTGGGCTCCTCGCGCCGCAAGGCGTGGCAGTACGTCTTCGGCCCCGGCGTCGGCGCGACCGTCGCGCGGGACTCCGGGCCGGACCTGGACGTGCACATCGTCACCCACGAGGAGATCGCCAAGGGGCGCGGGCTCCCGGTGGCCCGGGGCGCCCGGCTCGGGCGGTCGCGCACGGCGGCGGGCTGGGCGGTCGGCCTGGCCGGTCCGGCGCTGCTCGCCGTGCTGCTCAGCGCCGTCGACCCGGGGTTCGCCAACAACATGCTGCTGTTCCTGGCGCTGACGGTCGCGGCGGCCCTGGCCGGCGGACTGTGGCCGGCGCTGGCCTCGGCGGTGGCCGGCTCCCTGCTGCTCAACTACTTCCACACCCCGCCCCTGCACACCTGGACCGTCTCCGACCCCAGGAACATCGTCGCCATCGTGGTCTTCGTCGCCGTCGGCGCGGCGGTGGCCTCCGTCGTCGACCTCGCCGCCCGCCGCACCCAGCAGGCGGCCCGGCTGCGCGCCGAGTCGGAGATCCTGTCCCACCTCGCCGGCAACGTGCTGCGCGGCGAGACCGGACTGGAGGACCTGCTGGAACGGGTGCGCGAGACCTTCGGCACGGAATCGGCGGCCCTGCTGGAGCGCGCCGACGACGTCCAGCCGTGGACCTGCGCCGGACGCGCGGGCCGGGGGCGGACCGTCGAGCGGCCCGAGGACGCGGACGTGGACGTGCCGGTCGGCGACCACATGGCGCTCGCGCTGACCGGCCGGGTGCTGCCCGCCGAGGACCGCAGGGTGCTCGCCGCCTTCGCCGCGCAGGCCGCCGTCGTGCTGGACCGCCGCCGGCTGCGCGAGGAGGCCGACCGGGCCCGCGCCCTCGCCGAGGGCAACCGCATCCGCACCGCGCTGCTGGCCGCCGTCAGCCACGATCTGCGCACCCCGCTGGCCGGGATCAAGGCGGCGGTCTCCTCCCTGCGCTCCGAGGACGTCGACTGGTCGCCGCAGGACACCGCCGAACTGCTCGCGAGCATCGAGGAGGGCGCCGACCGGCTGGACCACCTGGTGGGCAACCTGCTCGACATGTCACGGCTGCAGACCGGGACGGTCACCCCGCTGATCCGCGAGACCGACGTGGACGAGGTGGTGCCGATGGCGCTCGGCGGGGTGCCCGAGGGCAGCGTCGCCCTGGACGTCCCCGAGGCCCTGCCCATGGTCGCCGCGGATCCGGGGCTGCTGGAGCGGGCGATGGCCAACGTGGTGGAGAACGCCGTCAAGTACAGCCCGCCCGGCGTCCCCGTCCTGGTCGCCGCCAGCGCCCTCGCCGACCGGGTCGAGGTGCGGGTGGTCGACCGCGGGCCCGGCGTCCCCGACGAGGCGAAGGACCGCATCTTCGAACCCTTCCAGCGGCACGGCGACGCCCCGCGCGGAGCCGGGGTCGGTCTCGGACTGGCCGTCGCGCGGGGGTTCGCCGAGGCCATGGGCGGCACGCTCGCCGCCGAGGACACCCCCGGCGGTGGCCTCACCATGACGCTCACCCTCCGCGCGGCGGCAGCGGAGTGCCCGGAGCCCGTACCCGCCGCAGAACCGGAAAGGCAGCCCTCATGA
- a CDS encoding OB-fold nucleic acid binding domain-containing protein, protein MSAVPRSEKPAGRFRRMLDRLSSSQEDLESEELREDAETAGCTRIGDCQDRQIVTVTGTLRTVTLRPRAGVPALEAELFDGSAALDVVWLGRRSIVGIEPGRRLIASGRISMSRGRRVLFNPKYELRPLGRE, encoded by the coding sequence ATGAGTGCTGTTCCTCGTTCCGAGAAGCCGGCAGGCCGGTTCCGGCGCATGCTCGACCGGCTCTCCTCGTCTCAGGAGGACCTGGAGTCCGAGGAGCTGCGTGAGGACGCCGAGACCGCCGGCTGTACGCGGATAGGTGACTGTCAGGACCGGCAGATCGTGACGGTTACTGGTACCTTGCGCACGGTCACGTTGCGGCCGCGCGCGGGAGTGCCGGCCCTGGAGGCCGAGCTGTTCGACGGCTCCGCCGCGCTGGACGTGGTGTGGCTCGGCAGGCGCTCCATCGTGGGGATCGAGCCGGGGCGCAGGCTGATCGCATCGGGCCGGATCTCGATGAGCCGGGGCCGCCGGGTGCTGTTCAATCCGAAATACGAACTGAGACCCCTCGGACGGGAGTAG
- a CDS encoding DUF3159 domain-containing protein has translation MTSLDKPTTDDKPTTGDTSSDDARAVTEAALFEAFGGVRGMVETVLPGLLFVSIYTVNKDLHMSAIAALAVSLVMVVVRLVMKDTVKHAFSGVFGVAFGVVFAMMTGNAKDFYLPGMLYTLGLALAYIVTAMAGVPLIGLMLGPVFRENLSWRTRNPGRKKAYTKASWAWGLILLGKSAILFPLYWWADTTQLGWVLVTLKIPPFLLAVYLTWVFLAKAPPPIDVFAEMEARERAEEEREAASAQEDGGTAPAGRHRRRA, from the coding sequence GTGACGTCGCTCGACAAGCCGACAACCGACGACAAGCCGACCACCGGAGACACCTCCTCGGACGACGCCCGGGCGGTGACCGAAGCCGCGCTGTTCGAGGCGTTCGGCGGGGTGCGGGGCATGGTCGAGACGGTGCTGCCCGGGCTCCTCTTCGTCAGCATCTACACGGTCAACAAGGACCTGCACATGTCGGCGATCGCGGCGCTCGCCGTGTCGCTGGTGATGGTCGTGGTCCGGCTGGTGATGAAGGACACCGTCAAGCACGCCTTCAGCGGGGTCTTCGGCGTCGCCTTCGGCGTGGTCTTCGCGATGATGACCGGCAACGCCAAGGACTTCTACCTGCCGGGCATGCTCTACACGCTGGGCCTGGCCCTGGCGTACATCGTCACCGCGATGGCCGGTGTCCCGCTGATCGGTCTGATGCTGGGCCCCGTCTTCCGGGAGAACCTCTCCTGGCGCACCCGCAATCCCGGTCGCAAGAAGGCCTACACCAAGGCCAGCTGGGCCTGGGGGCTGATCCTGCTCGGCAAGAGCGCGATCCTGTTCCCGCTGTACTGGTGGGCGGACACGACCCAGCTGGGCTGGGTGCTGGTCACGCTGAAGATCCCGCCGTTCCTGCTCGCCGTGTATCTGACGTGGGTGTTCCTGGCGAAGGCGCCCCCGCCGATCGACGTGTTCGCGGAGATGGAGGCGCGGGAGCGCGCGGAGGAGGAGCGCGAGGCCGCGTCCGCGCAGGAGGACGGCGGGACGGCGCCGGCCGGGCGGCACCGCCGGCGGGCGTAG
- a CDS encoding TrkA family potassium uptake protein, with product MRVAIAGAGAVGRSIAGELLENGHEILLIDKAPTAISVERVPQAEWLLADACEITSLDEAALQRCNVVIAATGDDKVNLVVSLLAKTEYGVPRVVARVNNPKNEWLFNEAWGVDVAVSTPRLMSALVEEAVSVGDLVRLLRFSHGDANLVELTLPEESALAGTRVGDVQWPQDTSLVTIIRGTRVLAPTREDSLEAGDELLFVAAQAREEQLEDLLSVRRDETAR from the coding sequence ATGAGGGTCGCCATTGCCGGGGCCGGCGCGGTCGGCCGCTCGATCGCGGGCGAGCTGCTGGAGAACGGCCACGAGATCCTGCTCATCGACAAGGCGCCGACCGCCATCTCGGTCGAGCGCGTCCCGCAGGCCGAGTGGCTCCTCGCCGACGCCTGCGAGATCACCTCCCTGGACGAGGCGGCGCTCCAGCGCTGCAACGTCGTCATCGCGGCGACCGGCGACGACAAGGTCAATCTCGTCGTCTCGCTGCTCGCCAAGACCGAGTACGGGGTTCCGCGGGTCGTCGCCCGGGTGAACAACCCGAAGAACGAGTGGCTGTTCAACGAGGCCTGGGGTGTGGACGTCGCCGTCTCCACACCGCGCCTGATGTCGGCCCTGGTGGAGGAGGCGGTCAGCGTCGGCGACCTGGTGCGGCTGCTGCGCTTCAGCCACGGCGACGCCAACCTCGTCGAACTGACCCTGCCCGAGGAGTCGGCGCTGGCCGGCACCCGGGTCGGGGACGTCCAGTGGCCGCAGGACACCTCGCTGGTCACCATCATCCGCGGCACGCGCGTGCTGGCCCCGACCAGGGAGGACTCCCTGGAGGCGGGCGACGAGCTGCTCTTCGTGGCCGCCCAGGCCCGCGAGGAACAGCTGGAGGACCTGCTGTCGGTGCGCCGGGACGAGACGGCGCGCTGA
- a CDS encoding TrkA family potassium uptake protein — MHIVIMGCGRVGSALAQTLEEQGHTVAVIDQDPTAFRRLGSSFGGRRVTGVGFDQDTLREAGIEEAGAFAAVSSGDNSNIIAARVAREMFGIENVAARIYDPRRAEVYQRLGIPTVATVRWTADQMLRRLLPSGAEPLWRDPTGGVQLAEVHTSTAWVGHRISRLQDETGVRVAFLTRLGEAILPSSQTVLQEGDLVHVMMRTDEINRVEAAFAKGPEQEGGH; from the coding sequence ATGCATATTGTCATCATGGGTTGCGGAAGGGTGGGTTCCGCCCTGGCCCAGACCCTGGAGGAGCAGGGGCACACGGTCGCCGTGATCGACCAGGACCCCACCGCCTTCCGCCGGCTGGGCTCCTCGTTCGGCGGGCGCCGGGTCACCGGGGTCGGTTTCGACCAGGACACCCTGCGCGAGGCCGGCATCGAGGAGGCGGGCGCCTTCGCCGCCGTCTCCAGCGGCGACAACTCCAACATCATCGCCGCACGGGTGGCCCGGGAGATGTTCGGCATCGAGAACGTCGCCGCCCGCATCTACGACCCCCGCCGCGCCGAGGTCTACCAGCGCCTCGGCATCCCGACCGTGGCGACGGTCCGCTGGACGGCGGACCAGATGCTGCGCCGGCTGCTCCCCTCGGGCGCCGAGCCGCTGTGGCGCGACCCCACCGGCGGGGTGCAGCTCGCCGAGGTGCACACCTCCACGGCCTGGGTGGGCCACCGGATCAGCAGGCTCCAGGACGAGACCGGCGTCCGCGTCGCCTTCCTGACCCGGCTCGGCGAGGCGATCCTGCCCAGCTCGCAGACGGTGCTGCAGGAGGGCGACCTGGTGCACGTGATGATGCGCACCGATGAGATCAACCGGGTCGAGGCGGCGTTCGCCAAGGGCCCCGAACAGGAGGGCGGTCACTGA
- a CDS encoding APC family permease: MSKLTDVPKRILIGRALRSDRLGETLLPKRVALPVFASDPLSSVAYAPGEVLLVLSIAGLSAYHFSPWIAVAVVVLMFTVVASYRQNVHAYPSGGGDYEVANTNLGPKAGLTVASALLVDYVLTVAVSISSGIENLGSAIPFVVEHKVACAIGVIVLLTLMNLRGVKESGTLFAIPTYVFVAGVFTMIAWGTFRSVVLGDEMRAPTADYEIKPEHPGLAGFALLFLLLRAFSSGCAALTGVEAISNGVPAFRKPKSRNAATTLSLMGLLAVTMFCGIIALAMATDVRMAENPAKDLIHDGVPLGADYVQHPVISQVAEAVFGQGSLLFIVLAAATALVLFLAANTAYNGFPLLGSILAQDRYLPRQLHTRGDRLAFSNGIVLLAGAAALLVWVYGADSTRLIQLYIVGVFVSFTLSQTGMVRHWNRLLATETEPAKRRHMIRSRAINTFGAFFTGLVLVVVLVTKFTHGAWVALLGMCIFYATMTAIRKHYDRVAEEIAAPETPGDDMARPSRVHSVVLVSKIHRPTLRALAYAKLMRSDTLEALSVNVDPTETKALHAEWERRGIDVPLKVLDSPYREVTRPVIEYVKSLRKEAPRDVVSVIIPEYVVGHWYEHLLHNQSALRLKGRLLFTPGVMVTSVPYQLQSSEVARKRARKRQEWVAPGSVRRGPAERAKESSPQK, translated from the coding sequence GTGTCCAAACTGACCGACGTGCCCAAACGGATCCTGATCGGGCGCGCACTGCGCAGTGACCGGCTGGGCGAAACGCTCCTGCCGAAGCGCGTCGCCCTCCCCGTCTTCGCCTCAGACCCGCTGTCCTCCGTGGCGTACGCGCCCGGCGAGGTGCTGCTGGTCCTGTCCATCGCGGGCCTGTCGGCGTACCACTTCAGCCCCTGGATCGCCGTCGCGGTCGTCGTGCTGATGTTCACCGTGGTCGCCTCCTACCGGCAGAACGTGCACGCCTACCCCAGCGGCGGCGGCGACTACGAGGTGGCCAACACCAACCTGGGTCCCAAGGCCGGCCTGACCGTCGCGAGCGCCCTGCTCGTCGACTACGTCCTGACGGTCGCCGTGTCGATCTCCTCCGGCATCGAGAACCTGGGCTCGGCGATCCCGTTCGTCGTCGAGCACAAGGTGGCCTGCGCGATCGGCGTGATCGTGCTGCTGACGCTGATGAACCTGCGCGGCGTCAAGGAGTCCGGCACGCTCTTCGCCATTCCGACGTACGTCTTCGTGGCGGGCGTCTTCACCATGATCGCCTGGGGCACCTTCCGTTCGGTGGTGCTCGGCGACGAGATGCGGGCGCCGACGGCGGACTACGAGATCAAGCCCGAACACCCGGGCCTGGCCGGCTTCGCCCTGCTCTTCCTGCTCCTGCGCGCCTTCTCCTCCGGCTGTGCCGCGCTCACCGGCGTCGAGGCGATCTCCAACGGCGTCCCCGCGTTCCGCAAGCCCAAGTCGCGGAACGCGGCGACCACGCTCTCCCTGATGGGCCTGCTCGCCGTCACCATGTTCTGCGGCATCATCGCGCTGGCCATGGCGACCGACGTCCGCATGGCCGAGAACCCGGCCAAGGACCTGATCCACGACGGCGTCCCGCTCGGCGCGGACTACGTGCAGCACCCGGTGATCTCGCAGGTCGCCGAGGCCGTCTTCGGCCAGGGCAGCCTCCTGTTCATCGTGCTCGCCGCCGCCACCGCGCTGGTGCTGTTCCTCGCCGCGAACACCGCCTACAACGGCTTCCCGCTGCTCGGCTCGATCCTCGCCCAGGACCGCTACCTCCCCCGTCAGCTGCACACCCGCGGCGACCGCCTCGCCTTCTCCAACGGCATCGTGCTGCTCGCGGGCGCCGCCGCCCTGCTGGTGTGGGTCTACGGCGCCGACTCCACCCGGCTGATCCAGCTCTACATCGTCGGCGTGTTCGTGTCCTTCACGCTCAGCCAGACCGGCATGGTCCGGCACTGGAACCGCCTGCTGGCCACCGAGACCGAGCCGGCCAAACGCCGCCACATGATCCGTTCCCGGGCCATCAACACCTTCGGCGCCTTCTTCACCGGCCTGGTGCTGGTCGTCGTGCTCGTCACCAAGTTCACCCACGGCGCCTGGGTGGCGCTGCTCGGCATGTGCATCTTCTACGCGACGATGACGGCGATCCGTAAGCACTACGACCGCGTCGCCGAGGAGATCGCGGCCCCGGAGACCCCGGGCGACGACATGGCGCGGCCCTCCCGCGTCCACTCGGTCGTCCTGGTCTCCAAGATCCACCGCCCCACGCTGCGGGCGCTCGCCTACGCCAAGCTGATGCGCTCGGACACCCTGGAGGCGCTCAGCGTCAACGTCGACCCGACGGAGACCAAGGCGCTGCACGCGGAGTGGGAGCGGCGCGGCATCGACGTCCCCCTGAAGGTGCTCGACTCCCCGTACCGGGAGGTCACGCGGCCGGTCATCGAGTACGTCAAGAGCCTGCGCAAGGAGGCGCCGCGCGACGTCGTCTCCGTCATCATCCCCGAGTACGTGGTCGGCCACTGGTACGAGCACCTGCTGCACAACCAGAGCGCGCTGCGGCTCAAGGGCCGGCTGCTGTTCACGCCGGGCGTGATGGTGACCTCGGTGCCGTACCAGCTCCAGTCGTCCGAGGTGGCCAGGAAGCGGGCCCGCAAGCGGCAGGAGTGGGTCGCGCCCGGTTCGGTGCGGCGCGGTCCGGCGGAGCGGGCGAAGGAGTCCTCTCCGCAGAAGTAG